A genome region from Blautia coccoides includes the following:
- a CDS encoding YqeG family HAD IIIA-type phosphatase gives MFRTFFPDEYLDSTYVIDFEKLYAQGYRGLIFDIDNTLVPHGAPADKRAKALFKRLKKIGFQCCLLSNNQYERVSSFNKDVQVHFIENAHKPSRKNYRRAMELMGTDLETTVFVGDQLFTDVYGAKRTGMHNILVKPIHPKEEIQIVLKRKLEKIVLYFYRNDQRKRKNS, from the coding sequence ATGTTTCGCACTTTTTTTCCGGACGAATATTTGGATTCCACATATGTAATCGATTTTGAAAAGTTGTATGCCCAGGGATATAGAGGGCTGATATTTGACATTGACAATACCCTGGTGCCTCATGGTGCGCCTGCGGATAAGCGGGCAAAGGCCCTTTTTAAAAGGCTGAAGAAAATTGGGTTTCAGTGCTGCCTCTTGTCTAATAACCAGTATGAAAGGGTCTCTTCCTTTAATAAGGATGTTCAGGTGCATTTTATAGAGAATGCCCATAAGCCTTCCCGGAAAAATTACAGAAGAGCTATGGAGCTGATGGGAACAGATTTGGAGACTACTGTGTTTGTGGGGGATCAGCTCTTTACAGATGTGTATGGGGCAAAGAGGACCGGTATGCACAATATTTTGGTAAAACCGATTCATCCGAAAGAGGAGATTCAGATTGTTTTAAAGCGGAAATTGGAAAAAATCGTCCTTTATTTTTACAGGAATGACCAAAGAAAGCGAAAAAACAGTTGA
- a CDS encoding citrate/2-methylcitrate synthase, producing MGFNMKVTPEIEALTKICEDHSKMDVSLYGKYDVKRGLRDINGKGVLAGLTQISNIVSSKEEDGKSVPCEGELYYRGINIEELTKGFLQEKRFGFEEATYLLLFGTLPTQEQLDDFCKILGEQRCLPRNFVRDVIMKAPSRDMMNTLSRSVLTLYSYDTNPEDISLPNVLRQCINLISIFPMLSVYGYQAHRHYNQNKSLYIHNPKKELSTAENILLMLRPDKKYTPFEATILDLALVLHMEHGGGNNSTFTTHVVSSSGTDTYSAIAAALGSLKGPKHGGANIKVVRMFDDLKKHVKDWKDEEEVSDYLRKLLHKEAFDKRGLIYGMGHAVYSISDPRAQIFKKFVKQLAEEKGRQKDYQLYEMVERLAPEIIGQERHIYKGVSANVDFYSGFVYSMLELPLELYTPMFAIARIVGWSAHRMEELINTDKIIRPAYKNVLETQRYTVLGER from the coding sequence ATGGGATTTAATATGAAAGTAACACCTGAAATCGAAGCCCTTACAAAGATTTGCGAGGATCACAGCAAGATGGACGTGTCCCTCTATGGGAAGTATGATGTAAAACGAGGCCTGCGTGATATTAACGGAAAAGGCGTTCTTGCCGGACTGACCCAGATATCCAACATAGTCTCAAGTAAAGAAGAAGACGGAAAATCCGTTCCCTGTGAAGGAGAGCTGTACTACAGAGGAATCAACATTGAGGAATTGACAAAAGGCTTTCTTCAAGAGAAGCGTTTTGGATTTGAAGAAGCAACCTACCTGTTGTTGTTCGGAACACTGCCCACACAGGAGCAGTTAGATGATTTCTGCAAGATACTTGGCGAGCAGAGATGTCTGCCGCGGAACTTTGTCCGTGATGTCATTATGAAAGCTCCCAGCAGGGACATGATGAATACTCTTTCCAGAAGTGTTCTTACCTTATATTCCTATGATACGAATCCGGAGGACATATCTCTTCCGAATGTACTCCGCCAATGCATCAATCTGATCAGTATTTTCCCGATGCTGTCCGTTTACGGATATCAGGCACACCGCCACTATAACCAGAATAAAAGCTTATACATACATAATCCGAAAAAGGAACTGTCCACGGCTGAGAACATTCTGTTAATGCTGCGGCCGGATAAAAAGTATACGCCATTTGAGGCAACCATTCTAGATTTGGCACTGGTACTGCATATGGAGCACGGCGGTGGTAACAACTCGACATTTACCACACACGTGGTTTCTTCCTCAGGAACAGATACCTATTCTGCCATAGCAGCAGCTCTCGGTTCCCTAAAAGGCCCCAAGCACGGTGGTGCCAACATCAAGGTTGTCCGCATGTTCGACGATCTGAAGAAGCATGTAAAGGATTGGAAGGACGAGGAGGAAGTGTCAGATTATCTCAGAAAACTGCTCCACAAGGAAGCGTTTGATAAGAGAGGCCTGATCTATGGTATGGGCCATGCGGTATATTCCATATCCGACCCGCGTGCCCAGATATTCAAAAAATTTGTTAAGCAGCTAGCAGAAGAAAAGGGCAGACAGAAGGATTACCAGCTCTACGAGATGGTAGAGCGTCTGGCACCGGAGATCATCGGACAGGAGCGTCACATTTACAAAGGTGTAAGTGCCAATGTGGACTTCTACAGCGGTTTTGTGTACAGTATGTTGGAGCTTCCTCTTGAATTATATACCCCCATGTTCGCCATTGCCAGGATCGTGGGTTGGAGCGCGCACCGCATGGAAGAGCTGATCAACACAGATAAGATCATTCGTCCGGCTTATAAAAATGTATTGGAGACACAGCGGTATACAGTTCTGGGAGAAAGATAA